From the genome of Candidatus Obscuribacterales bacterium:
GCACACACCTGCTGGGACGTGGTACACAATAGAGAGGATGGCGATCGCTTCATTGCCCTCACCCCTTATTTTGCCGTCTACTGGATAACCATGACTCAGCAACCTGCACATATCTGTATTCTCGGTGGAGGCTTCGGGGGTCTCTATACAGCACTGGCGCTGGATCGCCTCCCCTGGCCACCGCTCCAGCATCCTCGCATTACCCTGGTCGATCAGCGCGATCGCTTTACCTTTGCACCGTTGCTATACGAACTACTGACCGGCGAACTACAGGCTTGGGAAGTCGCACCGCCCTATGCCGAACTTTTAGCCGAAACCCGAATTCAGTTTCGCCAAACTGCCGTTAGCCAGGTAGATCTAGCCAACCAGCGCGTTGACCTCGCCGATGGGTCTTCCCTAGACTACGATCGCCTCGTGCTGGCCCTAGGCGGCGAAACCCCGGTAGATCAAGTGCCCGGTGCCCAGGAGTACGCCATTCCCTTCCGCACGGTTCATGATGCCTATCGCCTTGATGAACGTTTGCGGCTGTTGGAAACCTCCGAGGTAGACAAAATTCGCGTGGCAATCGTGGGCGGCGGCACCAGCGGCGTGGAACTGGCCTGCAAGCTGGCCGATCGCCTTGGCAAGCGGGGACGGCTGCGATTGGTGGAACGGGGCGAAGATCTGCTGAAGCGATCGCCCGAGTTTAACCGCGAGGCATCCCGCCAGGCCCTCAGCGATCGCGGTGTATGGCTGGATCTCGAAACCCAAGTCACCCAAGTCACTAGCGATAGCCTATCCCTTGACTATCGGGGGCAAATCGACACCATTCCCGTTGACATTGTTCTATGGACCGTGGGCACCCAGGTGGCCGAGGTGGTGCGATCGCTGCCCGTTCCCCACAACGAGCAGGGACAACTCACCATTACCGATACGCTCCAGGTTTTAGAGCATCCCCATGTGTTCGCCCTTGGTGATTTAGCCGCCTGTGAAGACGCCGATGGGCAACGCATTCCTGCCACCGCTCAAGCTGCCTTCCAGCAAGCCGACTATGCCGCATGGAACATCTGGGCCGATTTGAGCGATCGCCCCCTGCTGCCCTTCCGCTACCAAAACCTAGGCGAAATGATGACCTTAGGTATCGATAACGCAACATTAATGGGCTTGGGTCTAAAGTTAGATGGACAACTGGCCCACATTTTCCGTCGCTTGGCCTATCTTTATCGCATGCCTACCTTTGATCATCAACTCAAAGTAGGCTTAAATTGGATTGCCCGTCCCCTGCGGGAGTTGCTATCTACCTGATTGCTCAAGTCTCTCCGTTGATGGTATTCAACTTACGATGAAACGTCCTAAAGTTATTTTTCTGGACGCGGTCGGCACCCTCATTGGCGTCCGTGGAACCGTTGGTGAAGTCTATTGCGATATTGCAAAGGTCTATGGCGTCCAGGCGGATCCAATCGCCGTGAACGAGGCCTTTTACGATAGTTTTAAGGCCGCTTCGACCATGGCCTTTCCCGGTATTGATGAGGATGAAATTGAAGAGCGGGAGTTTGGCTGGTGGTGGGCGATCGCTGCTCAGACCTTCCAGCGAGCTGGTGTGCTTGACCAGTTTGATAACTTTGCCGGCTTTTTTGCCTCCCTCTATGCCCACTTTGCCACCGCTGATCCGTGGTTCATCTATGCAGATGTGCGCTGGGCGCTAGAGCATTGGCAAAGCCAAGGCATTGAGCTAGGCATTATCTCCAACTTTGATTCCCGACTGCACCGGGTCTTACCGGCACTGAAGCTTGACGGCTTCTTTTCCTCCGTCACCCTTTCTACCCATGTGGGTGCAGCCAAGCCCGATGCTCGGATCTTCGAACTTGCCCTGGCAAAACATGATTGTTCGCCAGATGAAGCTTGGCACATTGGCGACAGCTTCCGCCAAGACTATGAAGGTGCAAGGGCCGCTGGTCTGCGCGGTGTATGGCTGCGTCGCAGTGAAGTAGAAAGCGAACAACCCATTCCTGCCTAGCCAGCAACCTGATAGGGGTGCCCTCCAACCGCTATGGCTGCCCTCACTAGATGAGCAGCGATCGCTGCATGGTATGCCATGGCCCCAAAGTTGCCACAGTACCGAAGGGTAGAGTAGCTATTGGATCAGGCCCATCCTGGGTAGTGCTAGCTGCAGGTCGCTCTGCGTGACCCGTATCAGATCCAAGAGCAGGAGCACGAGCAAGAACTAGTACCCTGAGGCCTAAGTAACCCGCCTATGTGCTGAGGCGGGAAACCTTGTGTGTCCTAGAATTCCTTTTCGTTTTTCTGTCTTCGTTCTTCTGTCTTGCGTTACTAAGGGGTGCAGGCATCACCCTGGGCAAGTTCAGATGCACCCAGCAAGGTTTTGAGGATCACACAGCGGGTAGCTCCAGAGCCATCTGCCGGCACTTGAACGGCCACAGTGATCGGTAGATTGCCATCTGAAACCAAGATGCCATTGGGGTCAAACATGACCGAATCGACCTCGGCACCGTTGACATCAAAGACGTCTAAGCTAGCCATTCCATTGGCCAGCCGTCCTTCACCCAAAAGCTCGGTATTACGCCCCCCACCCACTGAAGAGCCATAGCTCATGACCGGTGGATTCCCGTCATTGAACTCAACCACTTGATTGCTGCGTAAGCGCCCTGCATCAGTTTGCGATTGGCGGATGCGCTGAAATACTTGGTCGGCAAGCTGATTAGCCTCGCGGGAGTTGGCAAAGGCAACCCATCCTGGAGCGGCGATCGCTGCCAGAATGCCCACGATAATCACGACCGCCAAAACCTCAATCAGGGTAAAGCCGGCGTTGGCTGGTTGGCGAAGCAGTTTTGCTCTCATGGTGGTTCTCCAAGCCCATGACTGTAAATTCGTTAACATTGGTTTAAATCTCCGACTGCCGGTAGTACTGCTTGTTCTTGCACCCAGGTTGAGGCTATCCTCTTCTAGTCAATCAAGGCTCACGTCTAGTTTAGTCAATAGGTGTTTTGCCAATCACCCCACGGCTCAAGACCCTAGTTTCAAGAGCGGTCA
Proteins encoded in this window:
- a CDS encoding NAD(P)/FAD-dependent oxidoreductase, with translation MSKVDCGRDRGVLPPGRAHTCWDVVHNREDGDRFIALTPYFAVYWITMTQQPAHICILGGGFGGLYTALALDRLPWPPLQHPRITLVDQRDRFTFAPLLYELLTGELQAWEVAPPYAELLAETRIQFRQTAVSQVDLANQRVDLADGSSLDYDRLVLALGGETPVDQVPGAQEYAIPFRTVHDAYRLDERLRLLETSEVDKIRVAIVGGGTSGVELACKLADRLGKRGRLRLVERGEDLLKRSPEFNREASRQALSDRGVWLDLETQVTQVTSDSLSLDYRGQIDTIPVDIVLWTVGTQVAEVVRSLPVPHNEQGQLTITDTLQVLEHPHVFALGDLAACEDADGQRIPATAQAAFQQADYAAWNIWADLSDRPLLPFRYQNLGEMMTLGIDNATLMGLGLKLDGQLAHIFRRLAYLYRMPTFDHQLKVGLNWIARPLRELLST
- a CDS encoding HAD-IA family hydrolase encodes the protein MKRPKVIFLDAVGTLIGVRGTVGEVYCDIAKVYGVQADPIAVNEAFYDSFKAASTMAFPGIDEDEIEEREFGWWWAIAAQTFQRAGVLDQFDNFAGFFASLYAHFATADPWFIYADVRWALEHWQSQGIELGIISNFDSRLHRVLPALKLDGFFSSVTLSTHVGAAKPDARIFELALAKHDCSPDEAWHIGDSFRQDYEGARAAGLRGVWLRRSEVESEQPIPA
- a CDS encoding prepilin-type N-terminal cleavage/methylation domain-containing protein, with amino-acid sequence MRAKLLRQPANAGFTLIEVLAVVIIVGILAAIAAPGWVAFANSREANQLADQVFQRIRQSQTDAGRLRSNQVVEFNDGNPPVMSYGSSVGGGRNTELLGEGRLANGMASLDVFDVNGAEVDSVMFDPNGILVSDGNLPITVAVQVPADGSGATRCVILKTLLGASELAQGDACTP